In a genomic window of Quercus lobata isolate SW786 chromosome 4, ValleyOak3.0 Primary Assembly, whole genome shotgun sequence:
- the LOC115988181 gene encoding receptor-like protein 34 produces the protein MNSLHGTIPATFAIGNNIRSINLNGNQLEGPLPRSLANCTYLEVLDLGNNKINGVFPYWLGSLQNLQVLVLRSNKFQGRIGNPKTKFAFPNLRIIDISNNRFNGPLPKKYFEYLKAMMNVEEREVALKYMGNNYYQDSLNIMIKGQYIEMKRVLTILTSIDFSNNSFRGEMPKIIGSLKSLKGLNFSYNNLIGYIPSSFGNLTNLEWLDLSFNKLGGEIPSQLADLTSLEVLNLSHNQLTGHIPSGNQFNTFNNDSYTENLGLCGFPLSRTCDNQEAKQPPPPTMQQDENGFGWRAVSIGYACGTIFGMFMGYLVFKIGKPKWLVRKVKLEQHIMLRRLKNNAHKCGGRR, from the coding sequence ATGAATAGCCTTCATGGTACCATCCCTGCAACCTTTGCCATAGGAAATAACATTAGGAGTATTAACCTTAATGGCAATCAATTGGAAGGGCCATTGCCACGATCTTTAGCAAATTGTACATACTTGGAAGTTCTAGATCTTGGAAACAATAAGATAAATGGAGTCTTCCCTTATTGGTTGGGAAGTCTTCAGAATTTGCAAGTTCTTGTCCTAAGATCAAACAAATTTCAAGGTCGTATAGGCAATCCTAAAACCAAATTTGCTTTCCCAAATTTGAGAATCATAGACATCTCTAACAATCGGTTTAATGGTCCtttgccaaaaaaatatttcgaaTATTTGAAAGCCATGATGAATGTGGAAGAAAGAGAAGTTGCATTGAAATATATGGGAAACAATTATTATCAAGATTCATTGAATATCATGATAAAAGGGCAGTATATTGAGATGAAGAGAGTCTTAACCATCTTAACAAGcattgatttttcaaataatagtTTCAGAGGAGAGATGCCAAAGATAATTGGAAGCCTTAAATCACTAAAAGGACTCAACTTTTCTTACAATAACCTTATAGGTTATATTCCATCATCATTTGGAAATTTGACCAATCTTGAATGGTTAGACCTCTCTTTTAACAAGCTCGGTGGGGAGATTCCTAGTCAATTAGCAGATCTAACATCACTTGAAGTTTTAAACCTATCACATAACCAACTCACGGGACATATACCTTCAGGAAATCAATTCAATACATTCAACAATGATTCATACACTGAAAACTTGGGATTGTGTGGGTTTCCATTGTCAAGAACATGTGACAACCAAGAGGCAAAGCAACCACCCCCACCGACCATGCAACAAGATGAAAATGGGTTTGGTTGGCGAGCAGTATCCATAGGTTATGCATGTGGAACAATATTTGGAATGTTTATGGGATATCTTGTGTTTAAAATTGGGAAACCAAAGTGGCTTGTGAGGAAGGTCAAATTAGAGCAGCATATCATGCTCAGAAGATTGAAGAACAATGCCCACAAATGTGGTGGAAGAAGATAA